In the genome of Croceimicrobium hydrocarbonivorans, one region contains:
- a CDS encoding helix-turn-helix transcriptional regulator yields MKNRIRDLRSAKGLTQEDLAKEIGVSRQTINAIEKGKFDPSLPTAFRLSLLFETPIEGIFEFEEA; encoded by the coding sequence ATGAAAAACCGCATTCGCGATTTACGAAGCGCCAAAGGCCTTACCCAAGAGGATCTGGCAAAAGAAATTGGAGTGAGCCGACAAACCATTAATGCTATTGAAAAGGGAAAATTCGATCCGAGTTTACCCACGGCCTTCCGTTTATCCCTACTCTTCGAAACGCCTATTGAGGGTATTTTCGAATTCGAGGAAGCTTAA
- a CDS encoding asparaginase yields MSTNRRRILILYTGGTIGMILKSDGAYHPFSFENLQSFIPELRDFPAQLEADSFDEVLDSSNMTPAHWLRIARRIEADYLNYDAFLILHGSDTMAYTSAALSFMLQNLAKPVILTGSQLPVGIPRSDARENILSSLEIAIATNEEGGPMVPEVAVYFEYNLYRGNRLQKVSSQDFEAFRSPNYPLLAEAGVQIKYNRNSIMPASIGRFQILEELDPRVAILHCFPGMQAELAVPLIQNPNNKAIILRTFGSGNAPGHPWLLEALADVIQKAVPVINVSQCSAGEVEMSKYEAGRKFQEIGLISAGDMVLEAALTKAMVLLAKGLQGKDFEQAYLENICGELSV; encoded by the coding sequence ATGAGCACTAATCGTCGGCGCATATTAATACTCTATACCGGTGGTACCATCGGGATGATTCTGAAAAGTGATGGGGCCTACCATCCCTTTAGCTTTGAGAATTTGCAATCCTTTATTCCAGAATTACGCGATTTCCCTGCTCAATTAGAGGCGGATAGTTTTGATGAGGTTTTAGATTCCTCGAATATGACTCCGGCGCATTGGTTGCGCATTGCCCGCAGGATTGAGGCGGATTATTTGAATTACGATGCCTTCTTGATTTTGCATGGTTCCGATACCATGGCTTATACTTCGGCAGCATTGAGTTTTATGCTGCAAAATTTAGCCAAGCCGGTCATTTTAACCGGTAGTCAATTGCCGGTAGGGATTCCGCGTTCGGATGCTCGGGAGAATATTCTAAGCAGTTTGGAAATTGCCATTGCCACCAATGAAGAAGGCGGTCCAATGGTGCCGGAAGTAGCGGTGTATTTCGAATACAATTTATACCGGGGTAATCGCTTGCAAAAGGTGAGCTCTCAAGATTTTGAGGCCTTCCGTTCGCCTAATTATCCTTTGTTGGCAGAGGCCGGAGTGCAGATAAAGTACAATCGCAATTCGATTATGCCGGCTAGTATTGGTCGTTTCCAAATTTTGGAGGAGTTGGATCCACGCGTGGCAATTTTACATTGCTTTCCGGGCATGCAGGCTGAACTGGCGGTACCCTTAATTCAGAATCCAAATAATAAGGCCATCATATTACGCACCTTTGGCAGTGGTAATGCACCGGGGCATCCCTGGCTATTAGAGGCTTTGGCCGATGTGATCCAAAAAGCAGTTCCGGTGATTAATGTAAGCCAGTGCTCTGCCGGTGAGGTGGAGATGTCGAAATACGAGGCCGGTCGAAAATTTCAAGAAATAGGCCTGATCAGTGCCGGGGATATGGTGCTCGAAGCGGCCTTAACCAAAGCAATGGTGCTTTTAGCAAAGGGGCTGCAAGGCAAAGACTTTGAACAGGCCTATCTCGAAAATATCTGTGGAGAGCTTAGTGTTTAA
- a CDS encoding TatD family hydrolase: MIDTHTHIYLKQFSEDREALLQRAFEAGVQELFLPNIDKESVAALKSLAADHDHIYPMMGLHPSHVKADYEEELAVVWEELASDTHYYAVGEIGIDLYWDKTFLKEQQIAFDQQISKAKEMALPIVIHCRDAFDETFEVLESHRGDDLFGIFHCFTGNLEQAHQALSLNLKLGIGGVVTFKNGGLDKVVAELQTEDLVLETDAPFLAPMPYRGKRNEPAYLSYIAQKIADLHQRPLEEVDAITTANARKIFQL, encoded by the coding sequence ATGATTGATACCCATACCCATATCTATTTAAAACAGTTTAGCGAAGACCGCGAAGCCCTTTTGCAGCGTGCATTTGAGGCGGGTGTTCAAGAATTGTTTTTGCCCAATATTGATAAGGAAAGTGTTGCTGCTTTAAAGAGCCTGGCGGCAGATCATGATCATATCTACCCCATGATGGGTTTGCATCCCAGTCATGTAAAGGCAGATTATGAAGAAGAACTGGCCGTAGTTTGGGAAGAACTGGCTTCCGATACCCACTATTATGCGGTGGGCGAAATTGGTATCGATCTCTATTGGGATAAAACCTTTTTAAAAGAGCAGCAAATTGCTTTTGATCAGCAGATCAGCAAGGCTAAAGAAATGGCTTTGCCAATTGTGATTCATTGCAGAGATGCCTTTGATGAAACCTTCGAGGTTTTGGAATCGCACCGAGGGGATGATTTGTTTGGCATATTCCATTGCTTTACCGGAAATTTAGAACAGGCGCATCAGGCTTTAAGCCTAAACCTGAAACTAGGTATTGGGGGAGTAGTAACCTTTAAAAATGGCGGCCTGGATAAGGTGGTTGCCGAACTACAAACGGAGGACCTGGTGCTGGAAACCGATGCTCCTTTTTTAGCGCCCATGCCTTATCGCGGTAAGCGTAATGAGCCCGCCTATCTAAGTTATATCGCCCAAAAAATTGCCGATTTACATCAGCGTCCGCTAGAAGAAGTTGATGCCATAACCACGGCCAATGCCCGTAAGATTTTTCAGTTATGA
- a CDS encoding beta-ketoacyl-ACP reductase, which translates to MRLQDKVAVITGGGSGIGLAAVKEFLNQGAKVAIWDLNSDQVQYLLKSEGESQLRFYSVNTAESASVNEAAEKVIQDFGKVDILINNAGITRDATLLKMTDEQWQAVLQVNLTGVFNCTRAFAPHFKAQESGRIISTSSVVGLYGNFGQSNYVATKAGVIGMTKTFAKELGKYGVTANAVAPGFIATDMVKTMPEKVLDMMKDKAPLKRLGQPEDIAKTYAFLASDDAAFITGTCISVDGGVTL; encoded by the coding sequence ATGCGTTTACAAGATAAAGTAGCCGTAATCACCGGAGGCGGCAGTGGTATTGGCTTAGCTGCCGTAAAGGAATTTTTAAACCAAGGCGCTAAAGTGGCCATCTGGGACCTTAACTCAGATCAGGTTCAATATCTCCTTAAAAGTGAAGGAGAAAGTCAACTGCGTTTTTATTCCGTAAACACTGCTGAAAGTGCTTCCGTAAACGAAGCCGCCGAAAAAGTAATTCAGGATTTTGGCAAAGTAGATATCCTCATCAATAATGCCGGCATTACCCGCGATGCAACCTTGCTGAAAATGACCGATGAGCAATGGCAGGCCGTTCTCCAGGTAAACCTAACCGGGGTTTTTAATTGCACCCGTGCATTTGCACCGCATTTTAAAGCCCAGGAATCAGGTCGTATTATTAGCACCTCCTCGGTTGTAGGACTTTACGGTAACTTCGGACAGAGCAATTATGTTGCTACTAAAGCCGGCGTAATTGGCATGACTAAAACCTTTGCTAAAGAACTAGGCAAATATGGAGTTACCGCCAATGCTGTAGCTCCGGGATTTATCGCTACCGATATGGTTAAAACCATGCCCGAGAAAGTATTGGACATGATGAAAGACAAGGCCCCATTAAAAAGATTGGGTCAACCCGAAGATATCGCGAAAACCTACGCCTTCTTGGCTTCCGACGATGCAGCCTTCATTACAGGCACCTGCATTAGTGTTGATGGTGGCGTAACCCTATAG
- a CDS encoding 3-oxoacyl-ACP synthase III family protein, with protein sequence MAVPERVVPNSYFNEILGEDVDTWLRENVEIYERRWLDADQGVASLCLAAAQQAMDRAGLSNTEVQLLIIATDTPEFISPSTASVIQHRLGLENCATFDVNTACAGFVSALDTASKYLKSDEQYRNAMVIGCYGMSKYLNLQDKKTVTLFADGAGAVILSAKEPGNSDMLAALQTTQGQYYDWMGIYSGATKEPVSAEIVANNDQYLKFVKRFPSELNPQMWSSIAQELCKRAGISVSEVRMFFMTQININSIRGMLDILELPHDRAITIMHKFGYTGSAAIPMALNMAVEQNLIKRGDPILLIGSGGGLAFAGALMRY encoded by the coding sequence ATGGCTGTACCTGAGCGCGTGGTGCCCAATTCCTATTTCAATGAAATATTAGGTGAGGATGTAGATACCTGGCTACGTGAAAATGTAGAGATCTACGAAAGGCGATGGTTGGATGCGGATCAAGGAGTGGCCTCCCTCTGTTTGGCTGCCGCACAACAAGCGATGGATCGCGCTGGTTTAAGTAATACTGAGGTTCAGCTTCTGATTATCGCCACCGATACACCCGAATTCATTTCGCCTTCTACCGCCAGTGTTATTCAGCACCGTTTAGGTTTGGAGAACTGCGCCACCTTTGATGTAAACACCGCCTGCGCGGGATTTGTAAGTGCCCTAGATACGGCCAGCAAATACCTAAAGTCGGATGAGCAATACCGCAATGCCATGGTAATTGGCTGCTACGGCATGAGTAAATACCTCAATTTGCAGGACAAGAAAACCGTTACTCTCTTTGCCGATGGCGCGGGAGCGGTAATCCTCAGTGCCAAGGAACCTGGCAATTCTGATATGCTCGCCGCCTTGCAAACCACCCAAGGTCAGTATTACGATTGGATGGGAATTTACAGTGGCGCCACCAAGGAACCCGTAAGTGCGGAGATCGTAGCCAACAATGATCAATACTTGAAATTCGTGAAGCGCTTCCCCAGCGAGCTAAACCCTCAAATGTGGAGTAGCATTGCCCAGGAATTATGTAAAAGAGCGGGCATTTCCGTATCGGAGGTGCGCATGTTTTTCATGACCCAGATCAATATCAATTCCATTCGGGGCATGCTCGATATTCTGGAATTACCGCATGATCGGGCGATTACCATTATGCATAAATTCGGTTATACCGGATCAGCAGCCATCCCTATGGCCCTAAATATGGCGGTAGAGCAAAACCTAATTAAGCGTGGCGACCCCATCCTCCTAATTGGATCCGGTGGCGGCTTAGCCTTTGCCGGTGCATTAATGCGCTACTAA
- a CDS encoding sodium:solute symporter family transporter, translating into MSVYAGLALGALALLSIILAIRGARKTKSLSDYALGSKGFSPWSVGLALAASMTSAATFIINPGIIGYYGVSAFIAYAIVLPIAALGTLVLVSKAFRQMGVKQQSLSLSHWLENQYQSPFLGKLFAFLSLLMLTFIVLIVVGLSQVISSSLNIEAQTAMLILIAVVFGYMMFGGANSMVYTNTIQALLMLVVAFLLLGSGHEHFSEGLSGFLKKLENIDPKLAQVPYPESPLFRDYFEIIICQILIGIAIIFQPHIITKSLLLKDDRALSKYLITAVVVEIIFFMVVLTGLYARLEFPDLQVNGSILSPDQMVSVYVVQEFPVWLGLIVILGLISAGLSTLEGLIQALSTTINREIVQSYFFPETKKALSESQKLKLNRIIIIFLAVVSAIWSWQQIVNPNLSVALLAQNGVYAFFAAAFVPIAFGLFIRNFGKVPATTAAILAIVTHFGTYYLRLGPYMQEEVRNPAVAASYAIIIASLSGLILHFTQKRSAI; encoded by the coding sequence ATGAGTGTTTACGCGGGCTTGGCCTTAGGTGCCTTGGCTCTGCTTAGCATCATTCTGGCTATTCGTGGGGCCCGAAAAACAAAGAGCCTCAGCGATTATGCCTTGGGCAGCAAAGGCTTCTCACCTTGGTCGGTGGGCTTGGCTTTAGCCGCCTCCATGACCTCCGCCGCTACCTTTATTATTAACCCGGGTATCATTGGCTATTATGGTGTTAGCGCATTTATAGCCTATGCCATTGTGCTACCTATCGCCGCACTGGGCACCCTTGTTTTAGTAAGCAAAGCCTTTCGGCAGATGGGCGTAAAGCAACAGTCATTGAGTTTATCCCATTGGCTGGAAAATCAATACCAAAGCCCTTTCCTGGGTAAGCTCTTTGCCTTTCTTTCTTTATTGATGCTCACCTTCATCGTATTGATTGTAGTGGGCTTAAGTCAGGTAATCAGCAGCAGTTTAAACATCGAAGCTCAAACCGCTATGCTTATCCTTATTGCGGTGGTTTTTGGCTACATGATGTTTGGCGGCGCCAATTCCATGGTTTACACCAATACCATCCAGGCACTGCTTATGCTGGTTGTGGCTTTTCTTTTGCTGGGTTCCGGTCATGAGCATTTTAGCGAAGGGCTTTCGGGCTTTTTAAAGAAGCTAGAGAACATTGACCCTAAATTGGCGCAGGTCCCTTATCCAGAAAGCCCCCTGTTTCGGGATTATTTTGAAATCATAATTTGCCAAATCCTAATTGGCATTGCCATCATTTTTCAACCCCATATTATTACGAAGTCCTTATTGCTTAAAGACGACCGCGCTTTATCCAAATACCTAATTACCGCCGTAGTGGTAGAGATCATCTTCTTTATGGTGGTATTAACCGGACTTTACGCCCGCCTCGAATTCCCGGATCTGCAAGTAAATGGAAGTATCCTTTCCCCCGACCAAATGGTTTCTGTTTATGTGGTCCAGGAATTCCCGGTGTGGTTAGGTTTAATCGTGATCCTGGGCTTAATCTCAGCAGGACTCTCCACTTTGGAAGGCTTAATCCAGGCTCTTTCCACCACCATTAATCGTGAGATTGTACAGAGCTATTTCTTCCCCGAGACTAAGAAGGCCCTCAGTGAAAGTCAGAAGCTAAAACTCAATCGCATCATCATCATTTTCTTGGCGGTAGTGAGTGCGATATGGTCTTGGCAGCAGATCGTGAATCCCAATTTAAGTGTAGCCTTACTGGCTCAGAACGGGGTTTACGCCTTTTTTGCCGCGGCCTTTGTTCCCATTGCCTTTGGCTTGTTTATCCGCAATTTCGGGAAGGTACCGGCAACTACCGCTGCCATCCTTGCCATTGTTACTCACTTTGGAACTTATTACTTGCGCCTTGGACCCTATATGCAGGAGGAAGTGCGCAATCCGGCTGTAGCCGCCAGCTATGCTATTATTATTGCCAGCCTTAGTGGCTTAATTTTACATTTTACCCAAAAAAGATCGGCGATATGA
- a CDS encoding class I adenylate-forming enzyme family protein, whose protein sequence is MSLDWFQKWALYSPEKIAIKEWNTKRALSYRELNRQAIQWSQYLLDRGFQKGDRLGVLSEFRLEYFILLGVAQKTGIILVPLNYRLSARELQYMTQDSGCKLLLMESQFTPDPNCPVPIDSLESFAEEASKVEMNELSCPKPEGQDPLFILYTSGTTGFPKGALYTHEMAIWNSLNTALRLEVNANDRCLQIMPPFHTGGWNVLSTPLLHFGASLILMPKFEPEECLRALAEESISLFMAVPTMVRMLSEAPNFEAADLAALRYFIVGGEALAIPLIEKWAAKGVPIRQGYGLTEVGPNVTSLNAEDAIRKRGSIGFVNFYYDWKLISEAGTEASTGEKGELWLKSPCVSPGYWNNPDATASSRKGDWFKTGDVLIRDEEGYLYLVDRLKNMYISGGENIYPSEIEHFLSLHPDILENVVVGVPDSKWGEVGCAFISSNAILNEADLRAYCEKGMARFKIPKHFVFLDELPKNTAGKIDRHALHSRFQQD, encoded by the coding sequence ATGAGCCTCGATTGGTTTCAAAAATGGGCCCTCTACAGCCCCGAAAAAATTGCCATCAAAGAATGGAATACTAAGCGCGCCCTAAGCTACCGCGAGCTTAATCGCCAAGCTATACAGTGGTCGCAATATCTTTTAGATCGTGGCTTTCAAAAAGGCGATCGCCTGGGAGTACTGAGTGAATTTCGTTTAGAATACTTCATCCTTCTGGGGGTAGCTCAAAAAACAGGCATCATTCTGGTTCCGCTCAATTATCGCTTAAGCGCCCGCGAATTGCAGTATATGACTCAGGATTCGGGTTGCAAGCTTTTGCTAATGGAATCCCAATTCACCCCGGATCCTAATTGTCCGGTTCCAATCGATAGTTTAGAAAGTTTTGCGGAGGAAGCCAGCAAGGTAGAAATGAATGAATTGTCTTGCCCTAAGCCCGAAGGCCAGGACCCTCTTTTTATCCTCTATACCAGCGGCACTACCGGTTTCCCGAAAGGAGCGCTCTATACCCATGAGATGGCGATTTGGAATAGCCTCAATACCGCCCTGCGCCTAGAAGTAAATGCTAATGATCGCTGCTTACAAATTATGCCTCCTTTCCATACCGGTGGCTGGAATGTACTCAGCACTCCCCTATTGCATTTCGGCGCCAGCCTCATATTAATGCCCAAATTCGAACCAGAAGAATGCTTAAGGGCCTTGGCAGAAGAATCCATTAGCCTTTTTATGGCGGTGCCTACCATGGTGCGAATGCTTAGTGAGGCACCTAATTTTGAGGCCGCTGATTTAGCTGCCTTGCGCTACTTTATCGTGGGCGGCGAAGCCCTGGCCATCCCTTTAATTGAAAAATGGGCCGCTAAAGGGGTCCCTATTCGTCAAGGTTATGGACTTACCGAAGTTGGCCCCAATGTAACTTCCCTAAATGCCGAAGACGCCATTCGCAAACGAGGTAGTATTGGTTTCGTTAATTTCTATTACGACTGGAAGCTCATTAGCGAGGCAGGCACAGAAGCTAGCACGGGCGAGAAAGGAGAGCTTTGGTTAAAAAGCCCCTGTGTTAGTCCAGGCTATTGGAATAATCCCGATGCCACCGCCTCCAGCCGCAAAGGTGATTGGTTTAAAACTGGTGATGTTTTAATTCGTGATGAGGAAGGTTACCTCTATTTGGTAGATCGCCTAAAGAATATGTACATCTCCGGTGGGGAGAATATTTACCCTTCTGAGATTGAACATTTTTTAAGTCTGCATCCCGATATTTTAGAAAATGTAGTTGTAGGCGTACCCGATTCTAAATGGGGCGAAGTAGGCTGTGCTTTCATCAGTAGCAATGCCATTTTGAATGAAGCGGATTTACGCGCCTATTGCGAAAAAGGCATGGCCCGATTTAAGATCCCCAAGCATTTCGTTTTCCTGGATGAATTACCTAAAAACACCGCCGGAAAAATAGATCGACATGCTCTGCATAGTCGCTTCCAGCAGGACTAA
- a CDS encoding alpha/beta fold hydrolase encodes MRKAILFLSGMLLLLQCSPYQKLSPMKSMVEDLRYPFPVKFQELSSGPRMAYMEQGQGAETIILIHGLGSYSPAWKNNIPALAEKYRVIAIDLPGYGKSSKGPWTGSLEFYAESLMEFADSLKLKSFHLGGHSMGGQISMVAALKYPERIQKLILVAPAGFEPFHPGQKDWFRSVATPSLTLLAKPRQIRENFAINFYAMPEDAEFMVEDRIAMRSAEDFPGYAYIVAQSIKAMVDRPVYDYLEQIQQKTLIVFGKDDMLIPNRFLTGGSTNDIAKIGDEKIPDSQLIMLEKAGHFVQFEAFERFNQSVLEFLAP; translated from the coding sequence ATGAGAAAAGCCATTCTATTTTTAAGCGGCATGCTCTTGCTTTTACAGTGCAGCCCCTACCAAAAACTGAGTCCCATGAAAAGCATGGTTGAGGATCTGCGCTATCCTTTTCCCGTTAAGTTTCAGGAATTGAGCTCCGGCCCTCGCATGGCCTATATGGAGCAAGGCCAAGGCGCCGAAACCATTATACTCATCCACGGACTGGGCAGCTATTCACCAGCCTGGAAAAACAACATTCCGGCGCTGGCCGAAAAATATCGAGTAATTGCTATTGATTTGCCCGGTTATGGTAAATCCAGCAAAGGCCCTTGGACTGGTAGCCTGGAGTTTTATGCCGAAAGCTTGATGGAATTTGCAGATAGCTTAAAGCTGAAGAGCTTCCATTTAGGCGGTCATTCCATGGGTGGGCAAATCAGCATGGTTGCCGCTTTGAAATATCCGGAGCGCATTCAAAAACTAATTTTAGTGGCCCCGGCCGGTTTCGAGCCTTTTCATCCCGGGCAAAAAGATTGGTTCCGCAGTGTGGCTACTCCTTCCCTTACCCTTTTGGCCAAGCCCCGCCAGATTCGCGAAAACTTCGCCATTAACTTTTATGCCATGCCCGAAGATGCCGAGTTTATGGTTGAAGATCGGATTGCCATGCGCAGTGCCGAAGATTTTCCTGGTTATGCCTATATCGTTGCCCAAAGCATTAAGGCCATGGTAGATCGCCCCGTTTATGATTACCTGGAGCAGATTCAACAAAAGACCCTAATTGTATTTGGCAAAGATGATATGCTAATCCCTAACCGCTTTTTAACCGGGGGCAGCACCAATGATATTGCCAAGATCGGCGATGAAAAAATTCCCGATAGTCAATTGATCATGCTCGAAAAAGCGGGGCACTTTGTACAATTTGAGGCCTTCGAACGTTTTAATCAATCCGTATTAGAATTTTTAGCCCCTTAA
- a CDS encoding acyl-CoA thioesterase: MIKPAREWDIPLGEFPLLSTDKLRYADTDRQGHINNALFSTFLETGRVELLQHLDLIKDSSPFSFVIASLQLDFMQQLYWPGQVHIATGISKLGRSSIHLHQALFQDQQCVARANTVIVQIENIGSKAVPFSEDRRQLLMSYQFSEI, from the coding sequence ATGATTAAACCAGCTCGAGAGTGGGACATCCCTTTGGGTGAGTTTCCCTTATTAAGCACAGATAAGCTTCGCTACGCGGACACAGATCGACAAGGACATATTAACAATGCCCTTTTTTCGACTTTCTTAGAAACCGGTAGAGTAGAGTTACTGCAACATCTGGATCTAATAAAAGACAGCTCCCCTTTTAGTTTTGTTATTGCTTCCCTGCAATTGGATTTTATGCAGCAATTATATTGGCCAGGACAGGTTCATATTGCAACCGGAATCTCTAAGCTTGGTCGCAGCTCTATACACTTGCATCAGGCTTTATTTCAAGATCAACAATGTGTAGCCAGAGCCAATACGGTGATCGTTCAAATAGAAAACATCGGCAGCAAGGCAGTACCCTTTAGTGAAGATCGGCGACAGCTTTTAATGAGCTATCAATTTTCAGAAATATAA
- a CDS encoding YceI family protein, with protein sequence MLLSFSVDKEAIRIYKTNSAQSTMKILGTSTLHDWEMKADDLQGTVDAEIASESINIKELKLTVQVEALKSGKGPMDANAYKALKKDKYPKIFYELISVSEQKKVTNGHFKMQSRGKLTVAGKERIVNVPIDVKQKDQGLEISGVTSFNMSSFDVEAPSFMMGAVTTGDKITIQFTINYN encoded by the coding sequence ATGCTTCTTTCATTCAGCGTCGATAAGGAAGCCATTCGAATTTACAAGACCAATTCTGCCCAATCTACAATGAAGATTTTGGGCACCTCTACCCTCCATGATTGGGAGATGAAAGCGGATGACCTCCAGGGTACCGTGGATGCCGAGATAGCATCTGAATCTATCAACATCAAAGAGTTAAAGCTCACCGTTCAGGTGGAAGCCTTAAAAAGTGGCAAAGGCCCTATGGATGCCAATGCTTACAAAGCCTTGAAAAAGGATAAATACCCTAAAATTTTCTACGAGCTTATTTCTGTTTCTGAACAGAAAAAAGTGACCAACGGGCATTTTAAAATGCAAAGTCGCGGCAAATTAACCGTGGCCGGTAAAGAACGCATTGTAAATGTTCCTATCGATGTGAAACAAAAAGATCAAGGTCTCGAAATCAGCGGAGTAACCTCTTTTAACATGAGTAGCTTCGATGTGGAAGCCCCCAGCTTTATGATGGGTGCTGTTACCACCGGAGACAAGATCACCATTCAATTTACAATCAATTACAATTAA
- a CDS encoding thioredoxin family protein, translating into METLEFWYFYQDDCGICHALWPKVEQLLQNKFPHIKVQRLDARQHRELAGQHRMLAVPGLLFFVEGREHFRANGLVTMSELEAKLSPAYEAYFGDLNN; encoded by the coding sequence ATGGAAACTTTGGAATTTTGGTATTTCTACCAGGATGATTGTGGAATTTGCCATGCGCTTTGGCCCAAGGTCGAGCAGCTTTTACAAAACAAATTCCCACATATTAAGGTGCAGCGATTAGACGCTCGTCAGCATCGAGAATTAGCCGGTCAGCATCGCATGTTGGCCGTTCCTGGACTCTTATTTTTTGTAGAAGGTCGTGAGCACTTCAGGGCCAATGGCTTAGTAACCATGTCCGAACTGGAGGCTAAATTAAGTCCGGCTTATGAGGCCTATTTTGGGGACTTGAATAACTGA